ATCGGTTGTAGTATACTTACGAAGGATATCGATACATTTATTAATTCCATTTACCTAGTGATAATAACACGCGCATAACGTTAATATTTTACTTTTCGTAACAATAAACACGGTTGTGacgttagcgtttgcaaatctaACTTCGAGGTCGTTGCCTTTCTGGTGTTCTATCAGCGCCTACGAGACTATAGTGTAGAACCATTGCAATTATACCACCATGTAACTGGCGACTAATTTAATTTCTAGCGCGTGAGTGGAATGCAAGCCTTTAACGTAGAGCAGGGAAACTTTTATAACTCTCTAATATTTTAGCGATGATCGTAACCAATAGTTGTAATGCTAGTTACACGTAAGcagtaataataacaataatattataGCACAActtaaggcaatcttaaatttgtTCTTCACAGGTAACGTAGATATCGTCAATGGAAATTTGAAACTGATCCTTGGTCTGATATGGTCGCTCATTGTAAGGTACCAAATAGGCAAGTCCAAGTTCCCTCCAAGGAAACTCATGCTCGCATGGCTCAAGGTCAGTGTGTATACGTAGTTAGAGGAGTAACCTTGCCATATCGCAACTGTAACCTATGCGTAAATACGTTTACAAAGAAAATGATTCGATTcaattttttatactttatgGTATACAGTGCATCGGTTTATCAGTTAAATCTTTTTTATTACGGACAACACAAGAAAGCTTGGAAGATCTTATTAAAAGCTAAAAAGAAAGCTGTTCCGTTGATTTATTTTACAGGCAGTCCTGCCAGAATGTAGAGTGAATAACTTTACCACAGACTGGAATTCCGGTGTATATTTGAGCGCTTTACTTGATTATTGTCAACCGGGTCTGTTCCCTCATTGGCGTCGGCTTGATCCCAGTTCCAGCGTATACAACTGTCGAAAAGCTATGGAGATTTCAAAACGTGAATTCGATATACCAATGGTACTGGAACCAGAGTACCTTGCATCTCCATACCTGGACGAACTATCGGGCATGACCTACTTATCATACTTCATGAAAGAAGGTTCACCGGGTTTTCACGCAACGTTGCGATGGGTCAACACACAATTACCTCATCATTCGGTTCAAAATTTTACGGTGAGCAAATGTTTCTCATTTCGGCTTTGTATCACGCTTGTATATAGCCGTATTCGGCTAACGATAAACTGAAATCAATTCCTACACAGACCGATTGGAACGACGGCAGAATTTTATGCGGGATCGTTAGAAATTTGGGCGGACCTGCCCCGGCTTATGATAAGATCAATACCGAACCGTCTGCATGGGAACATAATCTTCAAATAGGTAAATATTATTGCGTGGTTCCTTTTTGGAGGAACTTAATTATTTTCATATGTTTGGTACATGATTTATCCGAAATTTTTTTCATTCACAAGGTATTGACGGAGGTAAGAAGTTAGGCGTAGAGCCTATTCTTAAAGCAAAGGACATGGCAGATCAGAATGTAGAACATTTAGGTGTTATGGCGTACGCGGCAAACTTTCAATGGGTAAAGCCTCGTCCTCAAGCGAGCAAGCAAATTGTTATCCATATCGATAGCACTTCTGCTAGAGTTTATCAACCGGTTAGTTGATTGCTGATTTTCATCTAACAACATAGTTCTTAAAATATTTCATGTTACACGTTTTATTTCGATGCGAAAATTTCATAATTATTATCTATAGGCACATTTTAAACTAGAAATTCTTACCAAAGAAGTAAGTACAAGGGAGGTACGCGGTGAAATAATAAGTCCGACCGGGCGGGTAGAATGTAGGCTTACATGGAATGGTGTTCATGGGAAAGGAACCTTTGTACCTACCGAAGTTGGTATGCACAAGGTACGATGTCTCTCGATGCATTAAACTTAGCTAATAAGCAACGAAGCAACAAAAGCTCACAATTATTGTTTGCATTACAGTTAATGGTACATAACGACGGAGAATTAGTAGATGGATGTCCCTATTATTTTCGAGTTTTACCTCCGTTAACCAAAATTAAATCACCTGGTATGGATCCGTGTGCTATTGGATCTATCGTCGAAGTTCTAGTCAACAGTTACGGTAACCATTGTATTTACCAAAGagagaaatagaaataatagtgggcaaaaatatattaaattttatttattatttcgacATATTTTAGGAACTAGTCACGATGGCATTGATGTGACCGCGTGGTCCCCGACAGGGAGATCTTTGTCGTGCCCGGTCAAAGAAAACGATGGAGTACATACTGCAACCTTTCAACCTGACGAAATAGGAGAATGGAGTATCGCGATAACTCATAAAGGGAATCACATACAAGGTGGACCATTTACATGCTTCGTATTCGATCCTAACGGAATAAAGGTATATTATTTGTTTGTTTCGTGTATTATCCGTAGTACACCATTTGATCTGTGCCTCTGATATTCGATAAATATTTATAGCTGTTGGACACGGAGGGTGCTTTGCCCGGACAGCCGTTTTCATTTACTGTCGATGCAACAGGAACCGGTGGTCTTGGCGATGTAATAATAGATTTAGTGCACGATAAGCAGTCTGTTCCTTTCAGAATGGAAAACTTTAGACATATGCAATACCGCGTTTCGTTCGTTCCGGTAGATCCTGGAAAGTATAGAATTTACGTCTACTTTAATGGTTCCGATGTTCGAGGTTCTCCATTTTCTATACGAGTGGGAACTCAAAAAGGATCCAGAAGATCGAAAGAATCTAGCCTCGAGAGATCGAAGTTATCATCGTTGGAAAGACGAATGAACGGCTTGAACGTTTCGATTGGAACGGAAAGATCGAGTCCCGTACAGCAAAAGGCATACTCTTCGCCCTCGTATAAATTAGCGAGCCCGACTCAACACGTACGCGAATACTCTCCTGTACAACAAGGTACTCATGCGCATAAAGTTTCGAATAATTATTCAGTACAGGAAAACTGTAATTCGACGTATCATTCGTCTACTTCGTACAAACACAATCGATCTACGAATCATAGTCACAGCCCCGTTTCGCGAAATCTTCACAGCCCCTCTATGATTAAAGACACGAAAGAAATTTATTCTACCGCTACGTATAACCAGTCGAGATCACCGACCTTGCAAAGTCCCAGTTTTATAAAAGAATCGAAAGATGAATATGCATCAAATACGATAAGTAGATCTCTTTCTCCGAATCCAAGCCCACCTGCGCACAGTTCGAGATATTCACCGATTATTAAGGAATCTCGAGAAATTTACAGTTCAGGATCATTGAAGAGATCTCGGTCACCGAATAGAAGTCCAATGGCATACCGTAGCGCGACTCAAAGCCCTGTTAACAGAAGCTTCAGTCCAAGAAACAACGATAAAGATAACAATCATAATAGGAGAGATCCCGCGGATAATGGAGCGGTTGACACAACTAGCAACGTTAGAGTATCATCGATGGTTGGCAGTACCTCTAGACGAGATTCATGGGATGCTATAGAGAAGACAAAATCTTTATTATCTTACGGGAGTTTAGAATCCCTTGCCAACCTGACTAACAATTCCGTTACACCCGACAATAAAATAAACTCGAATTATTTTAATAACAATTATAAAAATACTCAAAGTTATAGTTCGAAGAATATTTCGCAAAGTCACAATACCTCCTCCAACTTTACGTCAACTTCGGAGTACATTACGTCTCAAAAATACAACGAAAATCATAATACTCGAGTGCAAACGCATGGAAtactgaaaaataaaaataataattattacaaaAACGTGGATACCACGGATGGAATTCATGATCGTTATCCTGATAATGGGATTTCTGGCTCGTCAGTGGAAAGCAAAAATTATGAATATGTAGCTGGAAGCGCACTGGAAACATTACCAATTCATAGGCCAGCTACCATTAATTTTATAGATCAAACCATAGATCCAAATGAAATTACTGTTACTGTTTCCGGTAAGCTTCTGTATTACACTTTACTTTCGGTACGGTATGTCTCGTATTTTCGAAATGCCATTCATATTATTTTAGCACCAAGCGGTAAAATAATTCCTGTACAAAAGACAACCCTCCGAGGCTTAGCGTACACGGTAATCGCTGAAGAAGTTGGTGAACATATCATTCAAATTTTAGTGAACGGTCAACATATTCAGGGTTCTCCTTTCAGGTTCGTAATTAGTGAAATTGCTAAAAAAAATGTATACTTAATTGCTCCAAATTTCAGATCGCAAGCATATAATGCTCGTGCTATCCAAATTGGTAATATTCCGAATGGCGTTGTTAATCAACCAGTAGAATTTGAAAGTATGTATTTGAAGGCGCACACAAGTACATTAGAATAGGCAACACTACAGTAAATGTGTACCGTCGTATATCTTTTATACTTCCAGTCGACGGATCTAAAGCTGGATCCGGAAATCTAGAGATTCTCGTAAATGGTGGTCATGTAACCAGTTTTGTTAGAGCACTAGGTAATCAACGATTTCTGGCATCGTTTGTACCGTACGAAGCTGTTGTACACCTGGTAGAAATGACGTTCAACGGCGAAGTTGTCCCCGGTAAGTCTCGTTTTGTCTTATATATGCATATAGTTTGTCAGCGACATAATCATTCTATTAAAATGTCGAACGAGAATATTATGGACATAAAATCATTACACAATAACAATTTCGTGTCTAGATAATTATCTGCAAATAATTTCCAATAATCGTATGTATTTCTTAATAATAGAGTTACTTGTTTTAATAACtagtttatttagaatataagtGGTAATGTTTGTCTAGTGCATTTAAATGATTTTGTATTCAATCTTTTACATTTATTACATTATCATTACAAATACGGGTGTATACACATACTGTTCTAGTCAACAGGTCATTGACTTACGATTTCACGCATCCACGTGATGTTCCACTGACACATATACGACGTCAtcgtttcctttctttcttGAATTTTTTCCTTTCATTTACCTAACGAAGCACGTTAGTGGTATGGTTATTTAAACAATCTTCCTTATTGTCATAAAATACCATTCGGATATCTCGAACATTGACCGTAATGGTATCTTTTACAACTTTTAATGCACAAATCAACGTAACAAGTAAAATTTGAatgtattttattatctatTACACACGCACGAAGAATATCACTTAAATGCTAGATAGAAAAGTATGTGTCTATGCAACCATGATTGCTTGTTACACACGGCTTACAATACCATGGTCAAGAAGTTCGTTACGACATTATACCATTTTTAAATTGTTCCGCACGGGAATATCAAGATGCTTCAcactttattattaaaattgtttGTGCCCTACACACATAACAGAATCTAGAAGCTATTCTATTGCAACGTATATCTATATGTATATTCAATGAAATAACGCGTTCAAGTAAAGTTGTTTCCTTTAGGTACTTCAGTTTAGGAATGTTTAAGTAATATTTTACTGCGCCAAGGTTGTACGTTAATATTTGTACATTATTACTTGAAAAGGTATATCATAAAGGTCGTAGGTGCGGTCGCTATAGCCTTAGTATGCTCGTAGACGTATTTGGTTACGAACGGGAATATGTAGTCGGTTTCTGCCTACGTATATAAAGGTAAACATAATCCAAGTAACTGCATATGCTATGTTATAATGATCCTTGCAAATTTTCACGCAACGTCAATGTTTGATTCTTGCGCACAATAAATCAATTACGTACCAAGcgatataaataataattagtGTTGTGAACAACTGAATACACTCGGTAATAATGTGGATGtttatttttcttattttttttttccaatAATAGTAGTCTAGTAGGTTTTTCGTACAAGTCTGTGCGCAAAACCAAATACGCCTTGCACCGTTATTATTTATCAAGGAAGGAATTGTTGCGGTTGTTCGATTTCAAGACACCGCGCAGAATAAATCACGGCTTGGCGACATGTGGAATGCGTTTTTACATACCTCAATTTCTCCATTTCAGCTGCTTCGTTTTCTCGTTATTTCAGGCTACATTACGTGGCTTTTACTTGATTTCTCATAATCTGAACGTATCTCTGCAAAAATTGCAATCGAAGCATTCAGGAAGTATCCCTATCAATAATTTTGACTATCAATATACGAACGTTATTTTTACCTAATCTCGTATTATCTGTACTTAATACATATGCATATTTGAAACTGCAATATcgcttgcaatgaatactattacgGTCTCTACGAGCGCAAGTGATGTGCAATTTACCGTAGGCGTTCGATTAGAATACATATTAGCCATGAAAATttcaattatatattaattacaCGTGCATACCATTATAAGAAGTGTGTGCGTCTACAAGATGAAATTATCATATTATAGCATATTGCCTTTACATAACgttattatttttctataatATACATTCTTGACTATCTATAGACATTCTTGACAACGTGAGCGAGCATTAGGTTCAATCGATTTCAATTTACTCTTGCTTTTGTGGTGAATTAGACTTCGAAATAACGCGTTtgctattttattaattttattaatttaattttattaatttcagAGTCGATAACAATTTGAGAGGAAGGTTTTTCGaaatttttttaaacaaattctCTTCTGCATGACCCGTTATGTCGGGGAATGCATCGATTCATGAACCCATAGTCTCTTCGATGTAACTCTCGTCGTTAGAGAATGTGGCGCAAAGCAATTCGGAATGGAAAAAGCTGCGATTTCATGATATCAATGGCATAGACTGAGCGGTAGAAAAAATATCTTACTCTTCGTGAAATTTTATACCTCCTACGGTATACTGATACAGCATTGTACACGCTAATAGATTCGAAAGATATCAGAATAAATTTCGTCGCACTTTAGCTTTTCTTCTTATCGGATAGTTACGGCGTACAAAACGtgccaagagttaaaattaatTATCAAAGAACCGAACGAAATTAATTGTCGTACAATTTGAATGCACTCTTTACACACCGAATGAATTCCTGACATTTGTAACGGAGACGAACGGCACGTAGCGAACGGCAAAGAATTAAAATTCAATTTACTATAGAATCATGATGGGCAAGAGATCGCACTTCATTCCATTATATTTTACCTCGAGTATAAACAATGAGGTTTCTATTTATGACTGGATCTTAAAGTATCGAAATACGCAGATCAGGTATCCTGCGAACGTGTGAATCGTATAGCCGGTCGAACAACGAGCAAGAAACGGATGGGAGAACATAGCCGTATCGTGTTTCTCTAAAGCCCCGCTCGGGTTTGCGCTGTAAAATGAATATTTACCAAGAACAATGTACCTTCTTTTATAGAAAATCGTAGCCTTTGAAAGAAAAGGCATCGAACGTTGAATACAAATTTAAAGTAAAGAGGgtgatcgtgagagaaaatcaTTGTGCGTATACCGATAGTAGCACGGCCCTGGTTTTGGGCCTGAGTAGCAAGCCAGTAGTAGCGACTACTTACACTCGTCCCGTCACTCGACTCGTTTAAGTCTCTGTCGTGAATCGCGATCTGCTGACGTTTCTTCATCAAGAAACCTAGACCTGTAGAATTCTTCGGTTTTCTCGATCGTTCGATTTTGTGCTTTACCTTTCCAGTTTGCATATTACATTAAAATGCATTACGAAGGGTATAATTTGCAATTAGCGTTCAGTAAGGCTCGAATAATCATAATCGAATTAGTACGCGTACCATTGTGAAAACACTGAATATCTTCTTCGTACTTATGGCCGAAATCGAAGTGTATTCCATAATGGAGCCTTATTATTGATCAGTCGATTCGAATCGCGTGTTTCGTTCCCTGTTCCGTTAATTTATCCCTTCGTTAATTTATAACGCAAATCTACATTTTTCCTTTAAGGTTTTTAGCATTTTTCAGGTTTTATTATTTGGCATTAAGGGTGATAAAGGTAATCAGATTTTCCGCACATTTGCTCCGGTTAAACTCAATAGCGTGGATTTTCCCGCGGTAGTCGTACAAGTTTTTTTCTCATCTATGCTCTACGTACGCGTCTCCTTATGTTGATCGCGAAGGTTAGAAAGCATTTGATGGAAGTCACGTTGCACTTCCGGAAAATTAAAATTTTACTCGAACTTCCGTAATCTTAAATAACTTTCTTTATCGTTCAAAACGTATTACGTATTACGTGTTTTATATATATTGTTTTGAAATAATTACCTTATTGTTTaaagattatactttatattATAAGAATAGATGTATATATTCATCTatctatataattaatatttggtaAAAATGATTATTCGATAGGGTCGCCCTGGCGTGTCAGCATCATGCCAGCCCCAAAAATGTCAGTGATTGGGGATTCTATAAGATTGGTCCCCGCTGGTAGTCCAGCAGTTTTTGAACTTTCTGCTCTTGGCTTTAATAGTAGTGAAATTGACGTACAAATTATAAGTAAGTATCCAAAATCAATTGTGTATGCCATATCACAAATGCTAATTTTCTATTGTAAAAATTTAATAATTGTTTACAGCACCTTCTAAGAGACATATATCGGCAAGAATTGACGAAGAATTGGGAAGACCTGGAGAATTCCGTATTGAATTTACTCCGATAGAAGTCGGCAGTCATCTTGTAGAAGTAACCATCGCAGGACAAAAGCTACCGGCAGGACCACTAGTTGCTAAGGTGTACAACAGCAGTTTGATTCAAGTCACAGATGTACCCAGTGCTGTTGTTGGATATGCCTGCCAGTTCAGAGGTAATTAAACTTTACGTGCACTTTGTACAGCGCTTAcaaaatgataaatataatCGTCTACTTGTACATTTTTTAAATCCATAATTTTGGCACAGTTGATGCTAGTGCTGCTGGCGAGGGACAACTTGAAATTTCTATAAACGAAGGAGAAGTACCTAATCATGTTCAAGTGGTAGGAGGAGGACGTTGTCTTGTATCATTTACACCAGAAATTGCTAAACCACATTACATTGACATAAAATTCAATGGAGAAGCAGTGAAAGGATGCCCCTTCATTTGTAATGTGTCCGATACCAGTAGGGTTACGTTAAGTTT
This sequence is a window from Xylocopa sonorina isolate GNS202 chromosome 6, iyXylSono1_principal, whole genome shotgun sequence. Protein-coding genes within it:
- the Jbug gene encoding filamin-type immunoglobulin domains fbug isoform X2, whose protein sequence is MESTEQLRPEELVGLVARSAEGTAAKGMPIKGHEDLWVEIQANTFRNWVNEHLKHAVDVANGPVIDLVEDFRDGTRLCALVEVLTKRRLPRWNPRPANQHHHLENVSTALQAIEADGVKLVNIGNVDIVNGNLKLILGLIWSLIVRYQIGKSKFPPRKLMLAWLKAVLPECRVNNFTTDWNSGVYLSALLDYCQPGLFPHWRRLDPSSSVYNCRKAMEISKREFDIPMVLEPEYLASPYLDELSGMTYLSYFMKEGSPGFHATLRWVNTQLPHHSVQNFTTDWNDGRILCGIVRNLGGPAPAYDKINTEPSAWEHNLQIGIDGGKKLGVEPILKAKDMADQNVEHLGVMAYAANFQWVKPRPQASKQIVIHIDSTSARVYQPAHFKLEILTKEVSTREVRGEIISPTGRVECRLTWNGVHGKGTFVPTEVGMHKLMVHNDGELVDGCPYYFRVLPPLTKIKSPGMDPCAIGSIVEVLVNSYGTSHDGIDVTAWSPTGRSLSCPVKENDGVHTATFQPDEIGEWSIAITHKGNHIQGGPFTCFVFDPNGIKLLDTEGALPGQPFSFTVDATGTGGLGDVIIDLVHDKQSVPFRMENFRHMQYRVSFVPVDPGKYRIYVYFNGSDVRGSPFSIRVGTQKGSRRSKESSLERSKLSSLERRMNGLNVSIGTERSSPVQQKAYSSPSYKLASPTQHVREYSPVQQGTHAHKVSNNYSVQENCNSTYHSSTSYKHNRSTNHSHSPVSRNLHSPSMIKDTKEIYSTATYNQSRSPTLQSPSFIKESKDEYASNTISRSLSPNPSPPAHSSRYSPIIKESREIYSSGSLKRSRSPNRSPMAYRSATQSPVNRSFSPRNNDKDNNHNRRDPADNGAVDTTSNVRVSSMVGSTSRRDSWDAIEKTKSLLSYGSLESLANLTNNSVTPDNKINSNYFNNNYKNTQSYSSKNISQSHNTSSNFTSTSEYITSQKYNENHNTRVQTHGILKNKNNNYYKNVDTTDGIHDRYPDNGISGSSVESKNYEYVAGSALETLPIHRPATINFIDQTIDPNEITVTVSAPSGKIIPVQKTTLRGLAYTVIAEEVGEHIIQILVNGQHIQGSPFRSQAYNARAIQIGNIPNGVVNQPVEFEIDGSKAGSGNLEILVNGGHVTSFVRALGNQRFLASFVPYEAVVHLVEMTFNGEVVPGSPWRVSIMPAPKMSVIGDSIRLVPAGSPAVFELSALGFNSSEIDVQIITPSKRHISARIDEELGRPGEFRIEFTPIEVGSHLVEVTIAGQKLPAGPLVAKVYNSSLIQVTDVPSAVVGYACQFRVDASAAGEGQLEISINEGEVPNHVQVVGGGRCLVSFTPEIAKPHYIDIKFNGEAVKGCPFICNVSDTSRVTLSLNHLELIPVDQSASFHMGVDGSGSAELAVSVRGPNNELPVKVTGDIKSGFTAEFIPRDVGVHSISVEYNGHPVNGTPFLAKAFNADKVLIGPVARGSVGQPTHFTVDASQAGEGNLEITISARSQNIPTQVTPQGNARFSVSFVPFEACEHIINIAFNKRTVPGCPIVTRVGGDSHVTVSGQALSSAGLGRQSYLTVSNVAGSLEDLEVNVEGPNGQAVPAQVTDNKDTTCSVAFTPRVVGEHRISVSHRNVPVIGSPFSCKVYDVTAIKVKDAKYGVIGMPVTFLVETSQAGPGNLEVTVNGGRVPTSAQAQGPHTYAISFTPREPIVHTVDLRFNGEDVPGSPFNCQVSDTAKVIITEGLEKVSVNRLTTFTIEADTSLGSPVVEVLSPTRESLPVHVKQNGHGCYAAGFTPKDVGDHSVEVKINGSHVEGSPFLVKAYNADKVKVTDINNGVVGKPVFFSINASQAGAGNLEIIVAVNGKNVPNYVQSEGNAKFRVNFKPQEAAVHSLSVRFNGEPVPGSPFSCKVVGAGQAIITGHNLKMGAVKQLMSFIVDPQTASTNCDVIVTPPSNISLPITIEPVDGKYNISFLPMEVGRHNISVLVDDEHVKGSPYACNIYDVTKVHVSGLTEALLGQATTFTVDAAEAGEGTLELVVSTENNTVKAEVVACARGLYDVTFVPQTTSTHYVNISFNDDNVPGSPFKCSVVSTMLDGPSMIRVGNTAYMDLEMPGLEGPVSAEVTGPDGIIIPCTLTKLSPNLYRVEIRTRQVGTYSVIFSDGHKIISSQTLQAFDPGKVTIKEVSDVVCHRPGTITVVAPKEAGPGKLTVNVRAAGADVDSVVREGENDHYEIIFHPTRAAPHKVHIKFNEVHISGIFYTHTLPLLEVPWM